The DNA segment CTGCCTCGTAGACAGGACACAGCACTGATATGCACTGTTGATTCAGTCCAGTCTTACATGTAACAATGTGtctgcaacattttctttttatatttacatttttattaattttgttataaagacaaaaactgaaattcactaatggacaaataaaaaaaaaaacactagaaatatatattttaaaatcctAATCCTGAGCTGAAAGTTGTCAGGGTCAAATCAGCTGTGGAGGCAATGTGTTAAAAGTCTCTAATTTTCTTCTGTCCTACAGAATATTTTTCTCATCAATACTTTCCAGGCAGCAGTGTTCAGGATATTCAGGGTTTTGAGGGAAGTAGATATCGGGCTTGTGTTCATCGTCATGCTCGATGTGTTTCAGGTGGATGACCATGTGCAGGGCGTAGGCCAGGACCAGCAACAAGATGAGGGAAGTGACAAGTCCCATCAGGATAGCCGGCGTCAGGAAGGTGGCACAGTCACTCGCAGGGGAAAATTTACCAGAGGTGACGTTGAACGCCTGAATctgaggaggagacacagacattttgagaattattatatttatatttgttgtcatccatcctttttgtttaaatctgcaataattgattttttgggttgtttttttttgtgctgaatGGGTAGAGTACCATTAGTTAGAGCAGATTGCAACTCCTTTCACTCATCCTCCCATTAAAGGAGAGTGAAGGAGGAACTACAGTGGCTACAAATGTGTGAAGGCCTGATCTAAAGCTAGTGTTTAGTTAGTCTGTTTTGGGCTACCGTACAAACAAGGAGGTTCTTCTGTGAATGATTaaacaccaatgaaaacatggttaaTATATACTGCCATATTCTGCAGCATATgggggggcggcagtagctcagtccatagggacctggcttgggaaccggagggtggccggctcaagtcccacatggaccaaaaatatggaaggtggactggtagcttgagaggtgccagttcacctcctgccgaggtgcccttgagcaaggcaccaatcCCCCACAACCGCTCGCTGGGCGcctctcaggggggctgcccatcactccaccatctctctccacatttgcatgtctatgagcccttgtaccttgtactgcatgtgtgtgtctgggttaaaatgcatgtcaaaataattaaaagaatttaCAGTCACataaagaatttccccattgggggattaataaagtatatcttcttcttcttcttcttcttcttcttctatagAACCCCTGCATCTTACTCATTGGACCTTTTTAAAGCAGCTAAAACACTGAGATAAAAGAAGCTTTAACACTCAGCTCAGCCTTGACTGAAATAATAGGTTACTATTGTAAGTAGTTGTCTATCTAGCCAGACATGATAATGATTATAGCTTACATTATGGCTGATGATTTAATTAACACATTGTCCTGATTGGACATTCACTATTCAAAGCAGAGGTTTAGTGACTGGTCAATTTAAAGGTGGATGATGACTTCCTCATTAATAGAGCTGCTATCAGACAGTGTGTCAGCTCGGTAAACAGGTACCTGGAAGTTGGTGAAGGTGACAGCCCAGCGGCGGGCGTGGTCAGTGCTGGGCAGCAGCAGGGGGCTGTAGCGCTGCAGGCTGCTGACATGGAGGCAGtggtaggaggaggaggccggAGCGTACACTTCGCTGGCATTGAACACCGCCTCTTCAGAGGTGTTGTACAGCAGAGAGACGCTTTCCACCGAGAACCACCACTGATCTGAAGACTCGTAGAAAGTGTTGGACAGCTGGAGTCTAACATGAGGGACAAGAGGAGAAAGTCTGAATATTACATTTAACTTTTCAGGTGCTAGCAAGGCTGTAGACTTGTGTAGTTTTTTCTATGAGCATTTAGTGTCAGaagcaaacacaacactgcacCAACAATAGAAGGGATTGATTTAAATTATGAAGTGATATTTGATTACATGATCAGCAGATAGATGGTATGACCAAGCAACCtctgtgccaaaaactgcagtccctcaaacatgcacttgaggctggctacagaatgagtcagtctccatgagcccccatgttaaaatgtctaacttcacagcagaaataaacatgtttgcagcctggtacaaaaactgtttgggtctctatagctaatttccccattcaagACAACTATACTGGGGGTGAAtctttatagaactcacctgttcaaattagagttatgcagaattaacactgtggttgctttgattgacaggtggttggacttgtttgagtttgtctttgccaatttttaggTTAGCCCGGGAAGCAAGACTACCAAGATGGTGGTGGGGCTTCAAAGTGGCTCTTCAGAAatttgtgtgtgacatcacGGACACAATATCCATGTTTATACAGCCTATGGGTGACTAACCTGATGGACAGGCCTCTCAAATCCTCCACATCTCCAAACCTCATGACCAACctggtgaagacagacagacagacttaaGTGAGAAAAGACTCACGGTTGTTACCTGACTGAAGATATTCATTGACAGTACTCAAACAAACTGTCTAAGACAatgaaagaaaaccaaacaggAGAGTGACCTTGATGTTGAAAAATGAAGAGGGGGATAATATGTGGTTTACCTTTGCTGTCTGATATCTTACAACTTAGAACTTACAATTAAAGATAAATAACAGACTACATTTCACCTAACTAGAGCAAAACAGGGTGAACCTGAGGATGTCAAAGTCTTGTAATAACtctttttcaaatatgtatttgtattgtatttatatgtCAATAAATGCAAAATTGAAGAAGGTAGTTAAAGAAATCTATAACATAACAGGTCAAACACTGAGCATTTGTATTTCTTGCCTGGATAATCATCtaaatattctatattttattaatgtgtcAGACGAACCTCCTAATATtggacagtttttatttaagaGAAGGACTTAATAGTTTGTAGTCTGTTTTATAGTCCTATTTCAGACTTGACTGTCTGCGAACAATCATATTGCCCAGTCATTGTGTCTGTACAACGTCTTattttatctatatttatatctatatttcaACCTTATTTTAATCACCTACATCTCCAACAGCTCCCCCAGTCGTGATATTTCTCCAAATTATTTATGTTTCCTGATGCTTTTAAAGGATTGTGTACATCAGAGATTAAATCACAGGTGTGTCattgagacagacaggtgtacatACGTAGCCTTATCCTGGCTGCAGACAGACTGGCTGGtgtccacaggtttctgagtaGAAAAAGCTCTCTCTGTCAGGtccagctgcttctgcttctcaTAGCGAAGAGACAACTTTCTGGCCTGGAAAAGGACGCACGGCTCCCCATTGGACAACACCTGATGGGTGGAGAGACAACTGTATTACACATCCACAgaataaaactcaaatattAACTTTCACAATTTGGCAAATAAGAGGTGTGTTTTTAAGAGGTACTTTGTTACATAAACTACAGAGATCTTAAGCCGAAACAGGGAGGATAACTTATGTTAAAGCCACAGTCACATTTTATGAaatccttttgtttgtttgttttgctgtttctaTACGCAGAGTCTGAGGTTATAAATTGTGAAATAATGATCAGTAATATtgtaaacaaaagcagcttcagttacctaaataaaatatatcctgATAAGCAGATATAGATCATGGATTTATTGAACTTAATGTGAATAGATATAGACGATCAGCTTTATATACTGTTTGAAATGTTACCCCTGAATGTCACATGTTTTTTCTGAGCCATTACTCTCTTTATAGTGTTACTCTTTTAGAGACAACGCCACCTtgaggggagggaagggaagTGCAGCTCCTGGTGTTTGAAGCAACTTCCTCCGAGATACATCCGGAGACTGGAGAAGAGGCTGCAGGGAGAGAAGTAGAAACATAGAGTGAGTGAAAGTAAGtaaatttacttttttctatATCATATGAAACATAATTTCATATATAAATGAACTTTTACACATTTCACCTTTGAATTAATAActttcatttctgttgtttaCCTGCAGTTGTCTGAACGGTTGCTCTGCAGATATCAGATGCTCCTCCGTCCTCACCCCTCCATCACCCTGTGCCACACCTTCATCTGGAGAGAAAATCAACAACAGGATGAATTCTCTCATttcataaaataagaaaaaaattatataacGGTTTTACAGAATATACTTTAAAGTCTCTTCAAATAAACATTGCTGCTTCAgaccaataaaaataaatatcagatCCATTTCATTCATGCTCAACCATCAGTGTCTCGTTTTTTACTGCACATCACCAGAAACCAGCTGACACATCCTCATATTTATGCAGGTATTCAGGTTAACATCTGTGGAAGATTATTTTCCATAAACATTTGGCTAcagaagtttatttttattgctgcaTGTGTACTGTAGTTATTTCTAAAAAGTAAATTAATGTAGCAGTTGGGCAAATTTATACTTCCATGTTTCATGTTGACCAGTACTAAAAGAGTATCATGAAACATTGGTTATACTTTTCTTTCccctgttgttgttggtgtcaTTTTGGGCAGTAGTAgtagacagacatacagacagacagacagacaaacagacagtacTTACCATGGACTGGAGAGACAGCAGCGCTGTGAACAGAAGTGAAAAGATCAATAAAtaactgaatttattttaatctcACACTGCAtcctttgttttcatttatttgattcttctcttttattattccatgtttcttttatttttttgtattttcaggtgACATATTTGATAGATAAAATCTTCAGTCAGGTCAGAAATCTCAAATACATCTTGTGATCTTCCTCTCATAATTCTTTGAGATATTGTTTATATAAGTGCTATCAGTtttatattcatcttttttcttctcactctggtcttcttttcatttcttaattgtattttttttctattattaggTCTTTTTTAGtggatatatttgttttaattaataaacGTTCAATAGTTCCTATTATAGTTCATATTTTGAGCATTCAAAATTACAATTACAGAATCAAAATCCAATTTTGAGTCACTATCATTTGGAAATTAGGCACAAAAAATATGGTTAAATCCAAGTATGTTgatattattttggtgaaacatCAAAAAGACTGTACTGACATGCTAATAGTCACCATTTAGTTTACATTTAAGATAGCAAAGAAAGTCTGATTCAGATTAAAGATAATagtaatatatatgtttaatgttaaatcatccaaaattaatcaacaaaaaatgaatgatgaaaaaataaatcaaataaaattaaagagagggaggagatggaCCTGTGAGGTACCCAGAAAGCATCTGGGTCATCTGGTGGCCTGGTCACTCACCCTGTGGATTAACGTTTAAGGTTACATAGTGATCAGTCTGGGACAGagatgttctgctgctgctgctgagaggaCCCACTCTGACCCGGATTACAGAGACAAAGTCTCTCATAGTGCGAAAAATAATGGATCTGAAGATTTAATATCTGAATCAATTTAACACCAAACAACAGCTCTGATtacttttttataaaaacatggagCACATTCAGGTTTTATGTAAATAACCCTGAGCCTGTGCAGACCAGCTGTCTGGGAGGAGCAAAAACATCAgctatatctatctataatattaaaaaatgatggctaaataagaaaaaaatcaagtaaGTAAGACTAAAAGATGCAGCAAATCTTCTCCATCAGGACTGTGCAGGTGTATAGCAGCAACCGACCAACAATTTTGACACATGGTTTAAAGGTTCATTGTTGACTCCACATCAAAACCAGTCACGGCAGGTCATCAAGCGGGATTTGCATTTGCCTTTGAACCACTAAACAACCACCTGTTGCCCCACCTGCTAACAACTCAACCATCTCTGTGACAACTGAGcaactccatctgctgaggaaAGCCATGAGATGTAGCTGAAAGatgcagaaacaacacaaactgataAATCTGACCTGGTACATGGAAACACATGTTCTTTCTATAAACTTTTgttcacaaatgttttaaaatctgcGTCAGTGAGAACATCCTCTGATTAGCTAGtgctcattgttgttgttgtaaatcaGGGTAAGCCAATCAGTCAAGAGTAGGTCAGGTCATGACTTTGACCTCTTGGGGAAAACAAACTAGTATCCATCGACCAATGTGAACAGCAGCTAGAagtttaaatagatttttattatgACAAGTCCACCCTGTCCGCCCACACC comes from the Larimichthys crocea isolate SSNF chromosome VI, L_crocea_2.0, whole genome shotgun sequence genome and includes:
- the atp6ap1la gene encoding ATPase H+ transporting accessory protein 1 like a isoform X2, translated to MASPWKHCCCILLLSLLVLQLQSTTCLDRHPADSAAVSPVHDEGVAQGDGGVRTEEHLISAEQPFRQLQSPDVSRRKLLQTPGAALPFPPLKVLSNGEPCVLFQARKLSLRYEKQKQLDLTERAFSTQKPVDTSQSVCSQDKATLVMRFGDVEDLRGLSIRLQLSNTFYESSDQWWFSVESVSLLYNTSEEAVFNASEVYAPASSSYHCLHVSSLQRYSPLLLPSTDHARRWAVTFTNFQIQAFNVTSGKFSPASDCATFLTPAILMGLVTSLILLLVLAYALHMVIHLKHIEHDDEHKPDIYFPQNPEYPEHCCLESIDEKNIL
- the atp6ap1la gene encoding ATPase H+ transporting accessory protein 1 like a isoform X1, with product MASPWKHCCCILLLSLLVLQLQSTTCLDRHPADSAAVSPVHDEGVAQGDGGVRTEEHLISAEQPFRQLQPLLQSPDVSRRKLLQTPGAALPFPPLKVLSNGEPCVLFQARKLSLRYEKQKQLDLTERAFSTQKPVDTSQSVCSQDKATLVMRFGDVEDLRGLSIRLQLSNTFYESSDQWWFSVESVSLLYNTSEEAVFNASEVYAPASSSYHCLHVSSLQRYSPLLLPSTDHARRWAVTFTNFQIQAFNVTSGKFSPASDCATFLTPAILMGLVTSLILLLVLAYALHMVIHLKHIEHDDEHKPDIYFPQNPEYPEHCCLESIDEKNIL